A window from Prochlorococcus marinus CUG1435 encodes these proteins:
- a CDS encoding FAD-dependent thymidylate synthase: MSKVELISLTPDAEKTMAYIARVSNPNNQKNEDYSKLLSYCIKNEHWSVFEQSFMTLQIETNRGIAAQILRHRSFTFQEFSQRYADSSQLGNIPLPELRRQDFKNRQNSIPDLPDDLKKRFNEKIASHFKAASELYEDLLAEGIAKECARFVLPLATPTRIYMSGSCRSWIHYIHLRSAHGTQKEHKSIAQNCKSIFKESFPIVAKSLDW, from the coding sequence ATGAGTAAAGTTGAACTAATTTCACTAACTCCTGATGCAGAAAAAACAATGGCTTACATTGCAAGAGTTAGCAATCCTAATAATCAAAAAAATGAAGATTATTCAAAATTATTGAGCTACTGTATTAAAAATGAGCATTGGAGTGTCTTTGAGCAGTCATTTATGACTCTACAAATTGAAACTAACAGAGGAATTGCGGCTCAAATTTTAAGACATAGATCATTTACTTTTCAGGAATTCTCACAGAGGTATGCCGATAGTTCTCAACTAGGGAATATTCCTTTACCAGAGTTAAGAAGACAAGATTTTAAAAATAGACAAAATTCTATTCCTGACCTTCCTGATGATTTAAAAAAAAGATTTAATGAAAAAATTGCTTCACATTTCAAAGCAGCTTCAGAATTATATGAAGATCTACTTGCTGAAGGAATAGCTAAAGAATGTGCGAGATTTGTTTTGCCATTAGCAACTCCAACGAGAATTTACATGTCTGGATCATGCAGATCTTGGATACATTACATACATCTAAGATCAGCTCATGGTACACAAAAAGAACACAAGTCTATTGCCCAAAATTGCAAATCTATTTTCAAAGAAAGTTTTCCAATTGTGGCAAAATCTCTTGATTGGTAA
- a CDS encoding thioredoxin fold domain-containing protein, whose amino-acid sequence MESEVGDSLLNKQTKAILFSLVAIVFFFLIVFRGLFFQSTYLLKSFGELSVDPEIAFKNNRPTFIEFYAEWCEVCKEMAPQVSALKKEYDKDINFVFLNVDNKKWENYIRKYDVNGIPQVNLFDRKGNLKSTFIGKQEELKIKQSIDLLGKNQESQKEIVNLEFSAIKENKNIEINPRSHS is encoded by the coding sequence ATGGAATCTGAGGTTGGGGATTCACTTTTAAATAAACAAACAAAGGCGATACTTTTTTCCCTTGTTGCGATTGTTTTTTTCTTTTTGATTGTATTCAGGGGCCTATTTTTTCAATCTACTTACCTTCTTAAGAGTTTTGGAGAATTATCAGTTGATCCTGAAATAGCTTTTAAAAATAATAGGCCTACGTTTATTGAATTTTATGCCGAGTGGTGCGAAGTTTGTAAAGAAATGGCTCCACAAGTATCTGCTTTAAAAAAGGAATACGACAAAGATATTAATTTTGTTTTTTTAAATGTAGATAACAAAAAATGGGAAAACTATATCCGAAAATATGATGTAAATGGGATTCCTCAAGTTAATCTTTTTGATAGAAAAGGTAATTTAAAATCTACTTTTATTGGTAAACAAGAAGAATTAAAAATAAAACAATCCATTGATCTTTTAGGAAAAAATCAGGAATCTCAAAAGGAAATTGTTAATCTTGAATTTTCAGCAATCAAAGAAAATAAAAATATAGAAATTAACCCTCGGAGTCATAGCTAA